A window of the Arcobacter sp. F155 genome harbors these coding sequences:
- a CDS encoding uracil-xanthine permease family protein: protein MKPTDYNFRVKDSVLGIQFLFVAFGALVLVPILTGLDPNVALFTAGIGTLVFQFVNRGAIPPIFLASSFAFIAPIAHGVKTWGIAATMSGLVAAGLLYIFLSFLIRLKGDGFLHKLLPPVVVGPVIMSIGLILSPVAVNMAMGKTGDGAIELIAFDKAIVISMIALFTMVFISLLGKGIFKLVPILGGIIAGYIAALFYGVVDFSSVEKAAWFAIPSFTAPEFNWQAILFILPIAIAPAIEHIGDMLAISNVTKQDYLKKPGLKNTLLGDGLATSVASLFGGPPNTTYSEVTGAVTVTKAYNPAIMTWAAIAAILLAFIGKLGGLLATIPVPVMGGIMLLLFGIIASIGISTLTRANIDFNCPRNLIIVSMILVFSIGGMTFNFGGVPFSGIGLGAITGILLNLVLPQPRKEDHII, encoded by the coding sequence ATGAAACCCACGGATTATAACTTTCGAGTAAAAGACTCAGTTTTAGGTATTCAGTTTCTGTTTGTTGCTTTTGGTGCTTTAGTTTTAGTTCCTATTTTAACTGGACTTGACCCAAATGTTGCACTATTTACAGCAGGTATTGGTACATTAGTTTTTCAATTTGTAAATAGAGGTGCTATTCCTCCAATTTTCTTAGCATCATCTTTTGCATTTATTGCTCCAATTGCACATGGTGTAAAAACTTGGGGTATTGCAGCTACTATGTCAGGACTTGTAGCAGCAGGTTTATTATATATTTTTCTAAGCTTTTTAATTAGACTAAAAGGTGATGGGTTTTTACATAAACTTTTGCCACCAGTTGTAGTAGGTCCTGTAATTATGTCTATTGGTCTTATTCTTTCACCAGTTGCAGTAAATATGGCAATGGGAAAAACAGGTGATGGTGCAATAGAGTTAATTGCATTTGATAAAGCAATTGTTATTTCAATGATAGCACTATTTACAATGGTATTTATTTCACTTTTAGGAAAAGGGATTTTTAAATTAGTTCCTATTTTAGGTGGTATTATTGCAGGGTATATTGCAGCACTTTTTTATGGGGTAGTTGATTTCTCTTCTGTTGAAAAAGCAGCTTGGTTTGCAATTCCTAGTTTTACAGCACCAGAGTTTAACTGGCAAGCTATTTTATTTATTTTACCAATTGCAATTGCTCCTGCTATTGAACATATTGGTGATATGCTAGCAATTTCAAATGTTACAAAACAAGACTATTTAAAAAAGCCAGGACTTAAAAATACACTATTAGGTGATGGTTTAGCTACTTCAGTTGCTTCACTTTTTGGTGGTCCACCAAATACAACTTACTCAGAAGTTACAGGAGCAGTTACAGTTACAAAAGCATATAACCCAGCAATCATGACTTGGGCAGCTATTGCAGCTATTTTATTAGCCTTTATTGGTAAGTTAGGTGGCTTATTAGCAACTATTCCAGTTCCTGTAATGGGTGGAATTATGCTTTTATTATTTGGTATTATTGCAAGTATTGGTATTTCTACACTTACAAGAGCAAATATAGATTTCAATTGTCCTAGAAACTTAATCATTGTATCAATGATTTTAGTATTCTCAATTGGTGGAATGACATTTAATTTTGGTGGAGTTCCTTTCTCAGGAATTGGTCTTGGTGCAATTACTGGTATTTTATTAAATCTAGTTTTACCACAACCACGAAAAGAAGATCATATTATATAG
- a CDS encoding YajQ family cyclic di-GMP-binding protein, translating into MAKEHSFDISAKLDMQEMKNAVIQAQKEIDNRYDFKGIEKEIDFNQGAKTLTLVSSSDNKIDAMYDILISKMNKRGLSINSLEELRKEDSSGANRRFVYSIVDSIKADEAKQIQVEIKKLKLKVKAVNQGDEIRVTGKNIDDLQTIMKHLKSLELKSPLVYDNFK; encoded by the coding sequence ATGGCAAAAGAACATAGTTTTGATATCTCTGCAAAATTAGACATGCAAGAGATGAAAAATGCAGTAATCCAAGCACAAAAAGAGATAGATAATAGATACGATTTTAAAGGTATCGAAAAAGAGATAGACTTTAATCAAGGTGCAAAAACTTTAACACTAGTTAGTTCAAGTGATAATAAAATAGATGCAATGTATGATATTTTAATCTCTAAGATGAATAAAAGAGGATTATCAATTAACTCTTTAGAAGAGTTAAGAAAAGAGGATAGCTCTGGTGCTAATAGAAGATTTGTATATTCAATTGTTGATTCTATAAAAGCAGATGAAGCAAAACAGATTCAAGTTGAAATCAAAAAACTAAAGCTAAAAGTAAAAGCTGTAAATCAAGGTGACGAAATTAGAGTTACTGGAAAAAATATTGATGATTTACAAACAATAATGAAACACTTAAAATCTTTAGAACTAAAGTCACCTTTAGTTTATGATAACTTCAAATAG